A genomic stretch from Lathyrus oleraceus cultivar Zhongwan6 chromosome 2, CAAS_Psat_ZW6_1.0, whole genome shotgun sequence includes:
- the LOC127118322 gene encoding helicase SEN1 codes for MWKSNSSHANEDDNENAAFGFLDIVFKWTLKDVLNENLYRKQVKKIPYTFDSPADYKQSFILPLLEETRSDLYSSLQGVSQAPFCEVSKVERDSKQFKLPKALFYQISLKTTPDNNGKYDPEPGDLIAFTDVKPKRVSDLNTQKCPYNVAYVVAPKDEFSGEVSVLSSKPMFEFGFRKNDNKKLYAVNLMNMTTNIRIWKGLNSQSEGEHLDIIKKVLQPCLNSGENCKICRQSLFIEDKIISSQSLNESQKEVVSSCVSMINCCHASTKLIWGPPGTGKTKTVACLLFSLLKLKTRTLTCAPTNTAILQVATRLHTLVLESLEYDTYGLGDIVLFGNGKRMKLDSYPGLGDIFLDYRVKNLMQCFAPFTGWKHTLESITQFLLDPQKQYFLEYDHKTLEEFVREKHNNVLSAYILSKRISQMTFEEYVQTVWKDIEDEYLSDEKEKIEKFMTLEQYVKKKFRQLSEKLKFLIQTLYTHMPKSFISLAILNIMAKALDSLRSIGISLYLAEFKQSNDGCEKESIPSCFLPSNAEIAKFLNILSLLSSSILLPELQGRVQIEKFCLSNACLILCTVSSSIKLYTEGMTQVKFLVIDEAAQLKECESTIPLQLPGLQHCILIGDEKQLPALVKSKIADDCGFGRSMFERLVILGYQKHMLNVQYRMHPMISSFPCQEFYDQKISDAPFVMEESYNERFLEGELYASYSFINIAKGKEKSGRGHSLINMVEVSVISEMIKNLKEVFNRTKKNVSIGIISPYNAQVYEIQDKIKEYTSVSDTGFSVSVRSVDGFQGGEEDIIIMSTVRANGSGKVGFLSNRQRTNVAMTRARYCLWILGNASTLANSDSIWSKLIVDAKRRNCYHEAGEDPKLARVIEDVVFELEILGESESKFKKLSLCEDPETDSTSYRGRKLRGPSINLANQLRGVRSLRKDIESLL; via the exons ATGTGGAAGAGTAATAGTAGTCATGCAAACGAGGATGATAACGAGAATGCAGCTTTTGGTTTTCTGGATATTGTCTTCAAATGGACTCTCAAAGATGTTCTCAACGAAAATCTCTACAGGAAACAG GTGAAGAAAATTCCTTACACATTTGATTCACCAGCAGATTATAAGCAATCCTTTATTTTACCATTGCTAGAGGAAACACGCTCGGATTTGTACTCAAGTTTGCAAGGAGTGTCTCAGGCTCCTTTTTGTGAAGTCTCAAAAGTTGAGAGGGATAGTAAGCAATTCAAACTTCCAAAAGCCTTATTCTATCAGATATCTTTGAAGACTACACCAGATAACAATGGAAAATATGATCCAGAACCTGGAGATCTCATTGCTTTTACTGATGTTAAGCCTAAAAGAGTAAGTGACTTGAACACACAGAAATGTCCTTACAATGTTGCTTACGTTGTTGCGCCGAAAGATGAATTTTCTGGTGAAGTCTCAGTACTGTCATCCAAACCCATGTTTGAGTTTGGCTTCAGGAAAAATGATAACAAGAAACTCTATGCTGTTAATCTAATGAATATGACAACAAACATTCGTATTTGGAAAGGTTTGAATTCACAATCTGAGGGCGAACACCTCGATATTATTAAAAAAGTGTTACAGCCTTGTCTCAAC AGTGGAGAAAACTGCAAAATTTGCCGTCAATCTCTTTTCATTGAAGACAAGATAATTTCTTCTCAAAGTCTAAATGAATCCCAAAAGGAGGTTGTTTCAAGCTGTGTTAGTATGATAAATTGTTGCCATGCTAGTACCAAACTCATATGGGGTCCACCAGGAACTGGTAAAACAAAGACAGTTGCATGTCTGTTATTTTCTCTGCTTAAGTTAAAAACTAGAACCTTAACTTGTGCTCCTACTAATACTGCGATTTTGCAAGTGGCGACGAGGTTGCATACTTTAGTTCTGGAGTCGCTTGAGTATGATACTTATGGTTTAGGTGACATTGTTCTCTTTGGGAATGGGAAGAGAATGAAGTTAGACTCTTATCCAGGTCTTGGTGATATCTTTCTTGATTATCGAGTAAAGAATCTAATGCAATGCTTTGCTCCATTTACCGGATGGAAGCATACCTTAGAATCCATCACTCAGTTTCTTCTTGATCCTCAAAAACAATATTTTTTAGAGTATGATCATAAGACTCTTGAGGAATTTGTAAGAGAAAAACATAACAATGTTTTATCTGCATATATTTTATCCAAGCGAATCAGTCAGATGACATTTGAGGAGTATGTGCAGACTGTATGGAAGGACATAGAAGATGAATACCTATCTGATGAGAAGGAGAAAATTGAAAAATTCATGACTTTGGAGCAGTATGTGAAGAAGAAATTTCGCCAACTTAGCGAGAAGCTCAAGTTCTTGATACAAACTTTATATACTCACATGCCGAAATCTTTCATTTCACTTGCAATTCTGAATATAATGGCTAAAGCTTTAGATTCACTAAGGTCTATTGGAATTTCGTTGTATCTAGCCGAATTCAAGCAAAGTAATGATGGTTGTGAAAAAGAAAGTATCCCGTCTTGCTTTCTACCATCAAATGCTGAAATAGCTAAGTTCCTGAATATACTCAGTTTGCTTTCCAGTTCAATTTTGCTCCCTGAACTCCAAGGGAGAGTTCAGATAGAAAAATTTTGCTTGTCCAATGCATGTTTAATTTTGTGCACAGTATCTAGTTCTATTAAACTGTACACTGAAGGAATGACTCAAGTGAAGTTTTTAGTTATCGATGAAGCAGCACAGTTAAAGGAATGTGAATCCACAATTCCGTTACAACTGCCAGGCCTGCAGCATTGTATTCTTATAGGTGATGAGAAACAACTTCCAGCACTGGTTAAAAGCAAG ATTGCCGATGATTGTGGATTTGGAAGAAGTATGTTTGAGAGACTTGTAATTTTAGGATACCAGAAACACATGCTTAATGTTCAGTATAGAATGCATCCAATGATAAGCTCATTTCCCTGCCAAGAATTCTATGATCAGAAGATTTCTGATGCCCCTTTTGTTATGGAAGAAAGTTACAATGAGAGATTCCTTGAAGGAGAATTGTATGCTTCTTATTCCTTTATTAACATCGCTAAGGGTAAGGAGAAATCCGGCCGAGGACACAGTTTGATAAACATGGTTGAGGTTTCCGTTATTTCTGAGATGATTAAAAACCTCAAAGAAG TGTTCAATAGGACAAAGAAGAACGTTAGCATTGGAATCATATCACCATATAATGCTCAAGTGTATGAAATTCAAGACAAAATAAAGGAGTATACTTCTGTTTCTGATACTGGTTTCTCTGTGAGTGTTCGATCGGTGGACGGTTTTCAAGGTGGAGAGGAGGATATTATAATAATGTCTACTGTGAGAGCTAATGGGAGTGGAAAAGTCGGTTTTCTTTCAAACAGGCAAAGAACAAATGTCGCAATGACAAGAGCTAG ATATTGTCTTTGGATATTAGGAAATGCATCTACTTTAGCTAACAGTGACTCTATTTGGAGCAAGTTGATTGTTGATGCCAAGAGAAGAAATTGTTATCATGAAGCCGGAGAAGACCCGAAATTGGCTCGTGTCATTGAGGATGTCGTGTTTGAACTTGAAATACTTGGAGAATCTGAGTCGAAATTTAAGAAACTCAGTCTGTGTGAAGATCCAGAAACTGACTCTACTTCCTATAG GGGAAGGAAACTTCGGGGGCCAAGCATTAATCTGGCGAATCAATTGCGAGGTGTTCGGTCACTAAGGAAGGACATTGAATCACTGTTGTGA